The nucleotide window CCAGCGCTCGTCCAGATAGCCGGGTTGGCGGCTCATCGCCTTGAAGAACAGCCGGGTCTCGATGCCGTGCCCGGCCAGGTGGGCTCGCAGGTCCTCGCGGCGCTCGGCGCGCAGGTCGTACATCCAGAGCACGTCGCGCGGCGGCATCAGGGTGATGCCGGGTACGTCGCGAAGGCCCTCGTCGTACCGCTTCTCGATCTGCGCGCGGCGGGCCAGGATCTCGTCCAGCCGCTCGGTCTGCGCCAGCGCGACGGCGGCCTGCATGGCCGTCATGCGGTAGTTGTAGGCCAGCTTCTTGTGCAGGAAGCTGTGGTCCTTCGTGAACGCCATCGCGCGCAGGTGCGCGATCTGCCCGGCCAGGAACGGGTCGTCGGTGAGGCAGATACCGCCCTCGCCGGCAGTGATGATCTTGTTGGCGAACAGCGAGTAGCAGGCGATGTCGCCGACCGGCCGCACCCCGTGCGCCTCGGCCGAGTCTTCCACCACGCGCAGGTTGTACTGGAACGCCAGATCCATGATCGGGTCCATGT belongs to Amorphoplanes digitatis and includes:
- a CDS encoding DegT/DnrJ/EryC1/StrS family aminotransferase — its product is MNYRYPVSMPSLDGRELEYVTSTISDGWISSQGPFVARFEQAFAGYHGVAHGVACSSGTAALTLALRALGVGPDDEVIVPEFTMIASAWAVTYTGATPVFVDCGDDLNIDVTKIEAAITPRTRVIMPVHIYGRRCDMDPIMDLAFQYNLRVVEDSAEAHGVRPVGDIACYSLFANKIITAGEGGICLTDDPFLAGQIAHLRAMAFTKDHSFLHKKLAYNYRMTAMQAAVALAQTERLDEILARRAQIEKRYDEGLRDVPGITLMPPRDVLWMYDLRAERREDLRAHLAGHGIETRLFFKAMSRQPGYLDERWPSLNATRFSEDGFYLPTHTSLTDADIDFIVARVGEFYERPS